The following are from one region of the Magallana gigas chromosome 6, xbMagGiga1.1, whole genome shotgun sequence genome:
- the LOC105326277 gene encoding uncharacterized protein, which translates to MAVNVFNDTRFYRLNVKLDLSECYIEEPNDRSPPIVSEWSKLGAEFSSWVRKNVLYSETQNSDTPPSGCTSISDYDGQIDIHSGLALCFVLVVLTTLVTPLIIAKILDFCDRKVVKTEIADTHDEPSTEDQTVIVGTAQTSETQPGNVPLYNVQYHPSHNTLVTGCDLPSFLKRTVDCLFQELDKLLIENNSGQSDGPLHSTVTSSVRLPRRPVLRTTGRRSSSPLRSSRDTGEDSTETFALREFQQHVIYNNVCTHTLQPESLAQSLQGDNKRLYEFCTSTCTVNFEQLTLSNFIVNYTVHLLDKVLKTMSPYHGLRYVSYSPTGSVRKGTKVGTANQSDVSFLFQCSDIVLSSAIDNRTNSDIPPGKLVIIAIDNENHEVPSKLLKTYKDKKCISPQEFLNAACELTEIALQKLYKEGRPMIDRLPFRIQRASSPGLYLSLDTRNVVGFHCSDIRVQLIPSLLLSTNKWIDPVNLYAVPTWSNVDVKRKVAPRDRYATQPLQATSHDLYWSMSFGELEHFFFSKMDQKCAYSGVLGCHKTVIQILKFLFAPQSRKTLLSRGEVSSYMIETVVSYMLVESRAEQWTMDQISARVSDAIHFLKRALQNGRLPNFYINNPHLADESDFLKHVKFLFPGRQENLLADSSDDMVSKMLHFLDSRLTEYNLSDCIQSEYSEDMWEYEYFVYL; encoded by the coding sequence ATGGCCGTGAATGTATTCAATGACACTCGATTTTACAGACTGAACGTAAAGCTTGATTTATCAGAATGCTACATCGAGGAACCTAATGACAGAAGTCCGCCCATTGTGTCCGAATGGAGCAAACTAGGAGCTGAATTCTCGTCATGGGTAAGGAAAAACGTTCTGTATTCGGAGACTCAGAACAGTGACACACCACCCAGCGGCTGTACTTCGATCAGTGACTATGATGGCCAAATTGATATTCATAGTGGACTGGCTCTCTGTTTCGTGTTGGTTGTACTGACAACACTAGTGACACCGTTGATAATAGCCAAAATATTGGATTTCTGTGATAGGAAAGTTGTAAAAACTGAGATAGCCGATACACACGATGAACCATCTACAGAGGATCAAACTGTCATCGTCGGCACGGCTCAGACATCTGAGACACAGCCCGGTAACGTTCCACTGTACAACGTCCAGTACCACCCCAGTCATAACACCCTCGTCACCGGTTGTGATCTTCCTTCGTTCCTGAAGAGGACAGTTGACTGCCTGTTCCAGGAACTTGACAAACTGCTGATAGAGAATAACTCCGGTCAGTCTGACGGACCACTGCacagcactgtgacgtcatctgTCCGTCTGCCCCGGCGCCCAGTCCTAAGGACTACGGGGAGACGTAGTAGTTCCCCTTTACGAAGTTCGCGTGACACGGGTGAAGATTCCACTGAAACTTTTGCTCTGAGAGAGTTCCAGCAACATGTAATCTACAACAATGTCTGTACACACACGCTCCAACCCGAGTCTCTCGCACAATCTCTACAAGGAGACAACAAAAGGTTATATGAATTTTGCACTAGTACCTGTACCGTAAACTTTGAACAGTTGACCCTGTCAAATTTCATTGTGAACTACACCGTGCACCTTTTGGACAAAGTTCTTAAAACAATGAGTCCTTACCATGGTCTTAGGTACGTCTCGTATTCTCCCACCGGAAGTGTGCGGAAAGGAACGAAAGTTGGCACCGCGAACCAAAGTGACGTTTCTTTCCTGTTCCAGTGCTCAGACATTGTGCTGTCGTCTGCCATCGACAATAGAACCAACTCTGACATTCCGCCGGGAAAACTTGTAATAATTGCCATTGACAACGAAAACCATGAGGTTCCATCCAAACTCCTAAAAACGTACAAAGACAAGAAATGCATTTCTCCACAAGAATTTCTAAACGCCGCCTGTGAATTGACCGAAATTGCTCTTCAGAAACTGTACAAAGAGGGCAGGCCTATGATTGACCGTTTGCCGTTCAGAATACAAAGAGCCTCCTCTCCGGGGCTTTACTTGTCGCTGGACACTAGAAATGTGGTAGGTTTCCATTGCTCCGACATCAGAGTCCAACTCATCCCCTCCCTGCTGCTGAGCACTAACAAGTGGATAGACCCAGTCAACCTGTACGCCGTTCCCACGTGGTCAAACGTTGACGTTAAACGCAAGGTGGCGCCTCGAGATCGCTACGCCACTCAGCCACTGCAAGCCACATCACATGACTTATACTGGAGCATGTCATTTGGGGAGTTAGAGCATTTCTTTTTTAGCAAGATGGACCAGAAATGTGCTTATAGCGGAGTCCTTGGCTGTCATAAGACAGTCATCCAGATTCTGAAGTTTCTGTTTGCACCGCAGTCCAGAAAGACTTTACTGAGCCGAGGTGAGGTGTCCTCCTACATGATAGAGACTGTAGTCAGTTATATGCTGGTGGAGAGTAGAGCCGAGCAGTGGACCATGGACCAAATCTCGGCCCGGGTCTCCGACGCCATTCACTTTCTGAAGAGAGCTCTCCAAAATGGCCGCCTCCCCAACTTCTACATCAATAACCCACATCTGGCGGACGAGTCTGACTTTTTGAAACACGTGAAGTTCTTGTTTCCGGGGAGACAGGAGAATTTGTTGGCGGACAGTAGCGATGATATGGTCAGTAAGATGCTGCATTTCCTGGACAGCCGACTCACGGAATACAACCTGAGCGACTGTATCCAGTCGGAGTACTCCGAGGATATGTGGGAGTATGAATATTTTGTGTACCTATGA